TGCAGTTCAGCCATCTGGTATGTTGGTTCTCCAccaagatttaaagcttaataTGGAGGACCCTGCTATAAAGAGTCGGGTGGAAAACCGTTCTGTCAGCAGCAAGATCAATGGGACATTGAAGGTACTTTCTGGAGGGCAGGCAACTATTGATAGTGCTGGTTTATCTCAGTTATCTTCACCATCCACAACATCATTTTCCCCAAGCAGGTACTTCGTATAATATAAAGTATTATTAGTGAAGTGTGCACAGTGCACACAACTTTAGATAACATTGCATGTTTCTACTAGGTTTCAAATGGATGGAGAATATGATCCACAGTTAAATTTGTCTTCTAATGGGCAAATGCAAATGGCTGAAGTAAATAACCCTAGTGGTCTCTGGAAGCAGGTATTCACAAATTGGTCTTAAAGGCCTTTGTACATATGTGCAAATGCCATTTGAGTGTTGCATGAGTGTTTTGATTTTTACGAAgtgtttttttaatttctataggaTTTTATTTCCAAGATTCGTGAGCATGAAGAAGAGATTTTGCTGTTAAGGAAACATCTTTCTGAGTATTCTTTGAAGGTAGTGTGGGACATAAATAGTGATCACTTGTATCTTagatatatatgtattttttactTATGCTTGTAATAAATGTATGCTAATTgatttgtatatatttattgataGGAAGCGCAAATACACAACGAAAAATATGTTCTGGAAAAGCGTATTGCTTATATGCGTCTGGTAGGCAGACTTTTGCCTGATGTTCTTACTGTTTCATTAGAATTTTGTTCCTTCTCTCTTATTTTTGTTCACTTCAAATTGGGGAATATTTACCTTTGACTTCTTGCCACTAGGCCTTTGATCAACAGCAACAGGATCTTGTTGATGCAGCATCAAAAGCTCTCTCATACAGACAAGACATAATTGAAGAAAATGTACGCCTTACATATGAATTGCAggtatttgaatttatttgttCTTTTATAAGTTGGTGTATTTCTATTTACTTATTATTCATTTTCATACTCATTGCTTTGATGTGCACAGTGATATCTTCAGTTTCTTTTATCAGAACTTGatcttattttttaagtgtcATCTACAACCGTTGATAGCACTTTTTTTGGCATGCTTTTTTTTCCCTTGCATATGGTATGCTACTTTCTTAAATTGAAAACTTTTAACCTTAATAATGAATTGGGCCAAGTACAAAGTAATGTATATTTGACCAACTGACCACATGTGCTGTTCAttaatttcttcctttcttGCTCAGCATGTTTGAATATTCACCGTGATTCGTGAATTGATGAAAAAGCATGCTTGCTTTTGTCAGGCAAGATTTGAGTTTGACTCTTATGGAACTTCTTTTGAAATGCTAATGTAATTTCACGCTATGAATGGCACTATGATCACCTTAAATTTAGCTGCATATGCCCATATAATGTACCCTCTCCCTTTGTTTTTGGGTTTAATAAAATGTTGTTTGTGATTTTGTCATCTCAGGCTGCACAGCAAGAAAGATCGACATTTGTCTCATCTTTGCTGCCCCTTCTCGCTGAGTATTCTTTGCAGCCGCCAGTTCCAGATGCCCAGTCTATTGTTAGCAATGTCAGGGTcagtatcaaaatatttttgattATTTCTTTGAAATAGTGGATACTTATATGCTCGTAGAACTGTTTTTATTTAGAATGTTAACCATTTGTATTTTTTTGACTGCTGGTACTTGCACCATGTGAATTAGTACTTTCATTTGTATgcttatatgaaattttattgtaCTTCTGttcattattaaattatgtTTTTCCAGCACTGTTCTTTCTCTTCCCTCTTTacctttatttgtttttttttttcctgcttTATTTGTTTCTGCTATAAAAGCATGTTGTATACTGCTGGGATTTTCTTATACAGGTTCTTTTCAGACATCTCCAGGAGAAGCTCATTCAAACTGaggtatgctatgcatgtgcaaGGTTGTGACTTGTGAATGAATTTTCATGCTTATAAAtctattttagatttttaatcAATATGCAAGTTTATCAGGTTGTGACAGTTTAGTTAAGCCAGCACTTGTTTATTCTGTCAtcttcttttccttgtttcagTCTAAGCTCAAGGACTCCCAGTATCAATTGGCACCTTGGCGTTCAGATTTGAACCATTCAAATGTTGCTCCACAGTCGCCATCTCATTCCCCTGGTGGTGCATTGGTAATTTCAGTGTCCTCGTATCATCTTTCTTCCAGTATGTTGTATAAATTTCTTTAATTCTTGCTATTTCTTTCAGAACAAACATGGGCTTGAATTAGTGGCGCAGCCAACATATTCTGAAGGAAAGATACCAATGACTCCTCTAGATGCACAAACAACAGATTGGGATCAATTGAGTCACCAGCAGAGGGGTTTAGGCGGTGCTGTTTCAAAAAATCTAGAACTGGATGATGTTGTCAGATATTCACCTCTTGCAAGCAGGTGAGCCTGGTCAAATGGAGACTGCTACTGTGAACTAAATGTACAAATTACAACCATCTCCATTTGTTGGTGGGTTctgttttcattaaatttttatgttgcTTGGGCATACATGCATTGTTGTCTAGATAATGTTTGTTTGTATCGATAATGAAGTTGCTTTGATGTTGAATTGCATCTATGCAACAAGAAAACTGTTAAATGTTATTTTCTGTGTTGGTTATCTTCTAACAACACATGGGAGGAAATAAAAGGTTGAGAGAAAGCTCAGAAGCAGAAGTTAGCGACTTTTGAGAAGAATGGTCAGGATAGAACCAGTAAATAAATTGTCTCATGAACATACTTGGGCCATACTTCAGGGTCTTCAAAAGGAAATTTCATTTAGCATGACGATTAGAGGGTGCTACTGGTTTTggtcctctcatcctgttttgcTGCTTGTTTTGTTTCTCTTAATCTTTAAGTCTCTGATTTATTAGTGTCCACGTTGGTtggtgaatttaaaaattataggcAGAAGTTGTGGGTGTCTAAGATTTATTAAGTGTGAAAGTTTTTTATAAGTTATTTTAGATGATCTCTTTATCTCTCTCTACCCATGTCACCTTATTCAATGTGTTACTGTTTTTCAGGAACCCTGCGACCCATGATATACAACAACAGTTTGCGGTTACTAGGGCTGATGCTCGTGCTGTACAGTATGGTGATGAAACCAGTAATAAACAAGTCACATTCCGTGAACCTGTTAGTAACAATGAGAGTGATGATCCAGATACAGAGGGACAACAGAATGAGGGAGAACCTTCAGCCAATTGGGGAACAACTGCCCTTGATGATCCTGGCTCCTCATATTCGCCTTATCTACCTCCTGTTCTCGAAGAACCTACTTCTTCATTTTCTGAAGGTGAGATAAGCCTGGTTGTTGGTCCATTTTCTCTGCTTGAGATTGTTGGCCATCTAAAAATGGATATGCTGTGGTGTGCAGCTGCAGAAGATGATCCATTGCCAGCTATTGAGGGCCTCCAAATTTCAGGTGAAGCATTTCCTGGACGAGAACTCCAGGCAAGTGGATATTCGATCAATGGAACGACTAGTTGTAATTTTGAGGTATGACTTCTCGGTCTCATCAATTAATGTTACATAGTTTCTAGATATGTTAAACGTTATATCTGAGTATATTTCTCACAATGTTATTCATATCCTGTTATTGTTTGCTACACCATCAGTGGATACGCCATTTGGAAGATGGATCTGTTGATTATATTGATGGTAATCTTTTTTATATCTCTCTTATCATTTTGCCTATACCTAAGAATCGTTAGTAAAGGAAAAGGATGTTTTGATTACAGGAGCAAAACAACCAAACTATCTTGTTACTGCTGATGATGTGGATACATATCTTGCTATAGAAGTCCAGCCTCTGGATGACAGGAAGCGCAAGGTATAAACTCTCAGCTATGGATAAGCCATGTAATTTGTAGTAGTTGTGCAGTTGGCTGCTGGCCTttgtctttttttgttttttaaatgcTTATATTTTTGTGCAACATGGCAAGGATTTAACCTAGTTTTATAATGGTAGTCCCAATTTCCACACTGAAGAGCCTGTGGATTTTTAACTTGGTTGTAAGTTTGATATCCCAATGATAATCTACACATGCCGAGCACATGAACACTTAAAAACACATTGTCTTAGTTGTGTGGTGTGGTGAACCATGGTGGCTTTGGGGGGAAAGATTTAGATCTTAGGCTTACTTTGTCCTATATGTACATAGAACTTGTTTGTTTAGTAGTTGGTGATAGTTGGTAGTTGATGGCTGATAATTGGTAGTTGCTAGTTGGTAATTgttaattatttgtttaaattttaatagctgttctcattgataaaattaagtgatctttttcttataattatagcttatattattttttacaaagcAAATACtagcaaaaaataatttaaaaaaataccatTTAACTTTgggtatattatttatattaaatagtttttttttggttttctatatttatgtttatgtttatatatgtttccgCCTGTGTCTTTATGTGTCTGCTTGGTTTATCTTTGTGTCTATGTCTGTATTTGTGTCTGTTTTTGTTTGTCTATATACGTGTCTTTATGTTTGTTTGTCTGTCTGTATTTGTCTCTCTGCCTGTGTTGTTAAGTTTATATTTGTGTCTGTGTTGTATTTATGTCTATACTTGTTTGTGTTTGTATAACTGTATTTATTGGCATGTCCATGTATATGTCTACCATAAATGGAAGAATAAATGGCAAAAGAAAATGAGATATATTGAGGAAGGGTAAGATTTTAAGTTTGgaattcatttgcaaattctATCAATTTTTATGGAATTTGTTTAGTTATAATAAATTCTGTGAAATTAGTTACTAAGAAATTGCAAATGAAGTTTCACTTAAAGCAAATATTCATATCTTGGATTTATAAATGAATGCCACAAAAATTTGTAGAATTTATAGATACCAAACAGGGTCTTTGTGTCCAATTTAAGGCAAAGTGGACAGACTTTTTTGGATTTGTTAAGATTCACACGTAAATTTAAAGGTAACTAATGGTGATCCTTACCTTCAGGGTTAATCTCAGATTAGATTATTCCCAAGTCAACCCTAAACTTTGTAAACTATTCCAATTGAAAACCAGACCAGATCTTATCttaaacttttattaatttctcCTTTGGATGTTACATGTTGATGAgcttatgtttcagtttttacagaaaaagcaCTTGATATGTGAATAATAGTTATTAATCACTTAGatcttgaatttctcttttaagAATTCTTCCAAAGTATTTAAATAGTTAATGCAAGCCAAATATCAAATTAAAGTTTATTCTGTGGATAATTAAAATTCCGTACCTCGTGAAAAAAAAGGGTTTGACGAAATTGATATATTCTTTAGTTATATCGTTTTGAAAACTTCTAGAGAGTTTCTAACTTAGAGATGGACTTTAAGGTTGGGGTCCATGGTTTCaatttatatcattttaatatataCTGTTTCAATCTTATTATGTTTGTCTAGAGGGAGTTACTTATATATGACCATTGCTTGATTGTATAATGTTTTCTGATTGTTGTCGCTGTATTTAATACCATCTTAATGTTGTCCAGTTGCACATCAGGTTTGGACTATGAAATGTATTATGTGAAGATTGGCTCATTTAATGACACCTGACATTTATAGTTTTGAAATAAATTTGTGGTGTTCCGTAAACACCTGCAATGTACAAACAACTTGACTTGTTTCGGGTTCtatctaggggtgagcattcggtcggttcggttcaaaaccgaaccgaaccgatataaccgaaaaccgaaatgcAGTATTTTacataaaccgaaccgaaccgaataagagggataaccgaatcgaaccgatctagttcggttcggttcggttcagtcgGTTCGATCGGTTCATGGCCATGGGTTTACTTCAACAATCAAGAGCACAAAACTTCCAACAATCAAGAGCACAAAACTTCAACAATCAACAGCAAACAAATTCACAATCAAGAgtacccaaatttaacaattaaGGGTACACGAATTCAACAATCAACAGCAAATCACAAATATTTACTTACCTTCTACAGTTGACTCAAGTTCAACAGCACACGGTGGCGCTGGCAGACAGCGATGTACGACACAACCGAGGGCTGGAGGCGCGAGAGGCACTCTTGGTCCCGGAGTCTGGTCCACGGACTGTGAAAGGCTCAAGGCTAGAAGTACGACACAGAGACTCGGAGAGGACTGAGGGCTGTGGAATAAGCATGACTAAATTGCCGACTGCCCGACGATGCGTGGAGAGCCGATAGAGAGCGACGGCCGACGCCGATGATTGCGTGGAAAGAGAGACTAAAGATCGGTGAAGAGCGACGAGTTGAAAGTTAATCGACGATGGTGAATCAGTCCAGTCAATCGACGATGGTGAATCAGTCCAGTCGAGAGGAGAGTGGAGGCACAGGCGAGAGAATCTCACGGCGAGATGCATGCGTGGCTGGTGGCTTTACTCAGAAACAGACTGGAGGCTGGACAGTGAATGGTGGAACCGCCGCCGGAAGTGGATGGAGCTTAGAGGCGAGGCACTTTGAGAAAGGCGTTAGGGTTGGAGGTGAGCAcagagatgagagatggagCACTGGCGGCACGCACGGAGAGACAGAAAGTTGTTTTAGATTTAGGGTAGAGCAGGGGCggggaagggaagggaagggaagggaagggaagggaaatAGGAAGGGAACTATTGAAACGACGTAGTAtaggttatttcggttcggttcggtctaatcgaaatttttacgtttaaaaccgaaccgaaccgaaatcaccgatttatcaaaaatttcaaaccgaaccgaaccaaaaaaaaaataaaaccgaaccaaattttcaaatcaattcggttcggtcggttttttcggtttaaaccgaatactgctcacccctagttcTATCAAGACTGATCAGCAGGGTCTTCCTTAGGCATGCTGTAAACTAGCCATTTGGCTAGGCTAGCTACTTTGAGTGGGATTTAACTtgtatatcttttttttttttatttgattagagCAGGGGGTTGCATGCATTATATATCTGTCTGCTCACAGGTATCTGTGCATGTGTATGTGTTGTGGCACTAGCAGAAGATCTTGTCAACTATTCTTTATAGGGCAAAGCATTTTGATATATGATGTGGATGTATAGAACTGTAATGCATATTACTATTGTTGATTTTCTGCATTCTCAAAATCATAGCATTGTATTCTCACATACAAATAGGAGCTCTGGTTTTGGTCTTTTGAATTTGTAATATAGACTCTGAGTGACAGAAACACAAATTTTAAGATGTGCACGTATGCGCCTGCCACTGTGCAGATCAATATGTGCATAGGACTGCCAACTTGAGTGAGGATTTTCATTTTGACTTTATTTATAAGTTACATGAATTCTGCATAATTTTTCTGTTCTCTTTTGAATTTCTGCAGGGAGAGCTTGTAAAGGTGTTTGCAAATGAGCAAAGAAAAATCATTTGTGGTTAGTAATTCTATCTTAACTTTTACATAGTTTGAATGGAATTTTATGTCTGCATGTGTTTTGGTAGAAAACTTTCATTTTCCAGTCAGTACTTCAATTTTAAGAATCAATCTGTGCTTGCCTGTGACTTTAAGAATTTGGCATCTTACAGTGCATCATAAAGCATTTTTTTGCTCAAGTTGTTGCTTTGGTTGTTGGGTTGTTAGAATCTTGCACATCATTTATAACAGCCTTCTCATAACCTGGCCCTCTTTTTCTAGCATGTGCAGTTGCAGAATCTTA
This is a stretch of genomic DNA from Manihot esculenta cultivar AM560-2 chromosome 2, M.esculenta_v8, whole genome shotgun sequence. It encodes these proteins:
- the LOC110608978 gene encoding uncharacterized protein LOC110608978 isoform X1 produces the protein MENGNHGNLANKMSGLSLNDSASLSSNLNFDINNSTATTTATTANNNNDSLFQVMKAVEAAEATIRQQVEENMRLRTELQKKIQELEKYKVDESIAQRSHSIDQWNERVHGPYEPHQSVPSVGDLEDKVKSMGITPAVQPSGMLVLHQDLKLNMEDPAIKSRVENRSVSSKINGTLKVLSGGQATIDSAGLSQLSSPSTTSFSPSRFQMDGEYDPQLNLSSNGQMQMAEVNNPSGLWKQDFISKIREHEEEILLLRKHLSEYSLKEAQIHNEKYVLEKRIAYMRLAFDQQQQDLVDAASKALSYRQDIIEENVRLTYELQAAQQERSTFVSSLLPLLAEYSLQPPVPDAQSIVSNVRVLFRHLQEKLIQTESKLKDSQYQLAPWRSDLNHSNVAPQSPSHSPGGALNKHGLELVAQPTYSEGKIPMTPLDAQTTDWDQLSHQQRGLGGAVSKNLELDDVVRYSPLASRNPATHDIQQQFAVTRADARAVQYGDETSNKQVTFREPVSNNESDDPDTEGQQNEGEPSANWGTTALDDPGSSYSPYLPPVLEEPTSSFSEAAEDDPLPAIEGLQISGEAFPGRELQASGYSINGTTSCNFEWIRHLEDGSVDYIDGAKQPNYLVTADDVDTYLAIEVQPLDDRKRKGELVKVFANEQRKIICDPEMQKHIEKTLYSGHASYKVSLSTGFLGIWEPATLAIKREGYSIKCSGSSGVVVTEKFSPNISVAIPYGQPTEFILTNSSNVQHVLRVDSNSMDTSCSRDTIVIILRIFIMRAGERRKGKKNRLFFHK
- the LOC110608978 gene encoding uncharacterized protein LOC110608978 isoform X2 — its product is MENGNHGNLANKMSGLSLNDSASLSSNLNFDINNSTATTTATTANNNNDSLFQVMKAVEAAEATIRQQVEENMRLRTELQKKIQELEKYKVDESIAQRSHSIDQWNERVHGPYEPHQSVPSVGDLEDKVKSMGITPAVQPSGMLVLHQDLKLNMEDPAIKSRVENRSVSSKINGTLKVLSGGQATIDSAGLSQLSSPSTTSFSPSRFQMDGEYDPQLNLSSNGQMQMAEVNNPSGLWKQDFISKIREHEEEILLLRKHLSEYSLKEAQIHNEKYVLEKRIAYMRLAFDQQQQDLVDAASKALSYRQDIIEENVRLTYELQAAQQERSTFVSSLLPLLAEYSLQPPVPDAQSIVSNVRSKLKDSQYQLAPWRSDLNHSNVAPQSPSHSPGGALNKHGLELVAQPTYSEGKIPMTPLDAQTTDWDQLSHQQRGLGGAVSKNLELDDVVRYSPLASRNPATHDIQQQFAVTRADARAVQYGDETSNKQVTFREPVSNNESDDPDTEGQQNEGEPSANWGTTALDDPGSSYSPYLPPVLEEPTSSFSEAAEDDPLPAIEGLQISGEAFPGRELQASGYSINGTTSCNFEWIRHLEDGSVDYIDGAKQPNYLVTADDVDTYLAIEVQPLDDRKRKGELVKVFANEQRKIICDPEMQKHIEKTLYSGHASYKVSLSTGFLGIWEPATLAIKREGYSIKCSGSSGVVVTEKFSPNISVAIPYGQPTEFILTNSSNVQHVLRVDSNSMDTSCSRDTIVIILRIFIMRAGERRKGKKNRLFFHK